In the Arthrobacter zhaoxinii genome, one interval contains:
- a CDS encoding class I SAM-dependent methyltransferase, with translation MTDPVPGRTDFDFARLRRRPDVEAPNLQAWDAADRLLLDTAAADLEAAAADSGRPGGVVVIGDAYGALTLGAAAGYGLRSLRVHQDPLSGEQALEANAADLGLADAFTHHALTAPLVEGARVVLLRLPRSLAALEEIAALVAASAAPDVTVYAGGRIKHMTTAMNEVLARYFGSVTAGLGRQKSRVLTAASPLPPEQRPVTRFPVSERHDVGLAQPLELWAYGAAFGGAALDPGTRFLLPHLAGARAAEHAVDLGCGTGTIAAYLALTRPGLRVLATDQSAAAAASAERTLAANGVADRAVVARADALAPLPDQSEDLVVLNPPFHVGAAVYAGIALKLFADAGRVLKPGGELWTVWNSHLLYKPALTRLVGPTREVARNPKFTVTVSTRR, from the coding sequence GTGACTGACCCTGTACCGGGCCGGACCGACTTTGACTTTGCCCGGCTGCGCCGCCGGCCGGATGTGGAGGCCCCCAACCTGCAGGCCTGGGACGCCGCGGACCGGCTCCTGCTCGACACGGCTGCCGCCGACCTCGAGGCCGCGGCAGCGGACTCCGGCCGGCCGGGCGGCGTCGTCGTCATCGGCGATGCCTATGGTGCCCTGACCCTTGGAGCGGCGGCCGGTTACGGGCTGCGCAGCCTCCGCGTCCATCAGGATCCGCTGAGCGGTGAACAGGCGCTGGAGGCAAACGCCGCGGACCTGGGGCTGGCGGACGCGTTTACGCACCATGCCCTCACGGCACCGCTCGTGGAGGGTGCCCGTGTGGTCCTGCTGCGGCTGCCGCGCTCCCTGGCAGCCCTGGAAGAGATTGCGGCCCTGGTCGCAGCCTCCGCCGCGCCGGACGTCACGGTATACGCAGGGGGCCGGATCAAGCACATGACTACGGCCATGAACGAGGTCCTGGCGCGCTATTTCGGCTCGGTGACGGCAGGGCTCGGGCGGCAGAAGTCGCGTGTCCTGACTGCAGCCTCTCCCCTGCCGCCGGAGCAGCGTCCGGTGACGCGTTTTCCGGTGTCCGAGCGGCACGACGTCGGGCTGGCGCAGCCGCTGGAACTCTGGGCCTACGGGGCGGCGTTCGGCGGGGCCGCGCTGGACCCGGGCACCCGGTTCCTGCTGCCGCATCTGGCCGGGGCCCGCGCAGCCGAACACGCCGTGGATTTGGGCTGCGGAACGGGAACCATTGCTGCGTACCTGGCGCTGACGCGTCCGGGCCTGCGGGTCCTGGCAACGGATCAGTCCGCCGCGGCCGCCGCGTCCGCCGAGCGGACCCTGGCCGCCAACGGCGTGGCTGACCGCGCCGTCGTTGCCCGTGCCGATGCCCTGGCTCCGCTTCCCGACCAGTCCGAAGACCTGGTGGTGCTGAACCCGCCCTTCCATGTCGGGGCAGCGGTGTATGCCGGCATTGCCCTGAAGCTCTTCGCAGACGCCGGCCGCGTCCTCAAACCGGGCGGGGAGCTGTGGACCGTCTGGAACAGCCACCTGCTGTACAAACCCGCCCTGACGCGGCTCGTGGGGCCCACCCGCGAGGTGGCCCGCAACCCGAAGTTCACAGTTACCGTCAGTACCCGCCGCTAA
- a CDS encoding IMPACT family protein, translated as MSDIDAAAGRYTTIAAEHRSELEIKRSRFITVLRRTETEEQARALVADLRREFHDARHHCSAFVLGPAREVQRSSDDGEPSGTAGIPMLEALTKRETFRGATDLSDITAVTVRYFGGILLGAGGLVRAYSESVSSALATAPLLRRRRMQLYGIPAGHSAAGRLENDLRTAGVSVLGTEYSAAGASINVALPDTPEALTAFHARLAALTAGASEPVPLGTEWIDRD; from the coding sequence GTGAGCGATATTGACGCGGCGGCGGGGCGCTACACCACCATCGCCGCAGAGCACCGCTCCGAACTCGAGATAAAACGCTCCCGCTTCATCACCGTGCTGCGGCGCACTGAAACCGAGGAGCAGGCCCGCGCCCTGGTGGCGGACCTGCGCCGGGAATTCCATGACGCCCGGCACCACTGCAGCGCCTTCGTGCTCGGCCCGGCCCGTGAGGTCCAGCGCTCCAGCGACGACGGCGAACCCTCCGGCACCGCCGGCATCCCGATGCTGGAGGCACTGACCAAGCGGGAAACGTTTCGCGGGGCCACCGACCTCAGCGATATCACCGCGGTGACCGTTCGGTACTTCGGCGGCATCCTGCTCGGTGCCGGCGGACTGGTCCGTGCCTATTCCGAGTCCGTCTCCTCCGCCCTCGCCACCGCGCCCCTGCTGCGGCGGCGCCGGATGCAGCTTTACGGTATTCCCGCAGGACACTCAGCGGCCGGACGGCTGGAAAACGACCTCCGGACAGCAGGCGTGAGCGTACTGGGCACCGAGTACTCGGCCGCAGGTGCCTCCATCAACGTCGCACTGCCGGACACCCCGGAAGCCCTAACTGCCTTCCACGCGCGTCTCGCCGCCCTGACCGCCGGAGCCTCCGAGCCGGTCCCCCTAGGAACAGAATGGATTGACCGTGACTGA
- the coaE gene encoding dephospho-CoA kinase, giving the protein MLKVGLTGGIAAGKSLVARTLVDCGAVLVDADALAREVVEPGTPGLAAVVEAFGPAILAADGSLDRPALAAVVFGDEERRKVLNGIVHPLVRARAAELAAEVPADGILVQDIPLLVETGQAGNFDFVLVVEAPEDVRLDRMVRMRGMEPDAARARIAAQASAEQRAEAADVVLHNTGTEQELAAAVRDLWETRLVPLNAARTRAAR; this is encoded by the coding sequence ATGCTCAAGGTTGGACTCACCGGCGGGATCGCCGCCGGAAAATCCCTGGTTGCCCGTACCCTCGTGGACTGCGGCGCGGTGCTGGTGGACGCCGACGCCCTGGCCCGGGAAGTGGTGGAGCCCGGCACACCTGGCCTGGCCGCCGTCGTCGAGGCTTTTGGCCCCGCCATCCTGGCCGCCGACGGTTCCCTGGACCGTCCGGCGCTGGCCGCCGTGGTCTTCGGTGACGAGGAGCGCAGGAAGGTGCTGAACGGCATTGTCCACCCGCTGGTCCGGGCACGTGCCGCGGAGCTGGCGGCCGAGGTGCCCGCGGACGGGATCCTGGTCCAGGACATCCCGCTCCTGGTGGAAACCGGCCAGGCCGGGAACTTCGATTTTGTCCTGGTTGTCGAGGCACCCGAGGATGTCCGGCTGGACCGCATGGTCCGGATGCGGGGGATGGAACCCGACGCCGCTCGGGCCCGGATTGCCGCGCAGGCCAGCGCGGAGCAGCGGGCCGAAGCCGCCGACGTCGTGCTGCACAACACCGGCACCGAGCAGGAGCTGGCTGCGGCCGTACGGGACCTCTGGGAAACCCGGCTGGTGCCGCTGAATGCCGCCCGGACCCGGGCGGCACGGTAG
- the uvrB gene encoding excinuclease ABC subunit UvrB yields the protein MSLAQDIKRVVAPFEVISDYKPAGDQPTAIKELAERINAGEKDVVLLGATGTGKSATAAWLVEQVQRPTLVMVQNKTLAAQLANEFRELLPNNAVEYFVSYYDYYQPEAYVPQTDTFIEKDSSINEEVERLRHSATNALLTRRDVIVVATVSCIYGLGTPEEYIEAMVTLRRGQQMNRDDLLRRFVAMQYVRNDMDFHRGTFRVRGDTVEIIPMYEENAIRVEFFGDEIENIYTLHPLTGDVIHEENEMYVFPASHYVAGEDRMHRAIRQIEDELQVRLKELESQNKLVEAQRLRMRTTYDLEMMQQMGFCNGIENYSRHIDGRGPGTAPHCLLDYFPDDFLLVVDESHVTIPQIGAMYEGDMSRKRTLVDHGFRLPSAMDNRPLKWDEFLERIGQTVYMSATPGKYELSKADGYVEQIIRPTGLVDPQVVVKPSKGQIDDLLGEIRTRTERDERVLVTTLTKRMAEDLTGYLLEHGVKVEYLHSDVDTLRRVELLRELRMGTFDVLVGINLLREGLDLPEVSLVSILDADKEGFLRSSTSLIQTIGRAARNVSGEVHMYADRITDSMAKAIDETNRRREIQVAYNKKHGVDPQPLRKKIADITDQLAREDADTKALLEEAAKKKTKGKGKGVRKDGLAAAPAEDLTTLIASMTEQMHAAAAELQFELAARLRDEVGDLKKELRQMQAAGHA from the coding sequence ATGAGTCTTGCGCAGGACATCAAGAGAGTAGTGGCACCGTTTGAGGTCATCAGTGACTACAAGCCCGCCGGTGACCAGCCCACCGCCATCAAGGAACTCGCCGAGCGGATCAACGCGGGCGAGAAGGACGTTGTCCTCCTGGGCGCCACCGGTACCGGTAAGAGCGCGACGGCGGCCTGGCTGGTGGAGCAGGTCCAGCGCCCAACGCTGGTGATGGTCCAGAACAAGACGCTGGCCGCCCAGCTGGCCAACGAATTCCGGGAGCTGCTGCCCAACAACGCGGTGGAGTACTTCGTCTCCTATTACGACTACTACCAGCCTGAAGCGTACGTTCCGCAGACGGACACCTTCATCGAGAAGGACTCCTCCATCAATGAGGAAGTCGAACGTCTGCGCCACTCGGCCACCAACGCCCTGCTGACCCGCCGCGACGTCATCGTGGTGGCCACCGTGTCCTGCATCTACGGCCTGGGCACCCCGGAAGAGTACATCGAGGCGATGGTGACGCTGCGCCGGGGCCAGCAGATGAACCGTGATGACCTGCTGCGCCGCTTCGTAGCCATGCAGTACGTCCGCAATGACATGGACTTCCACCGCGGCACCTTCCGGGTGCGCGGCGACACCGTGGAAATCATTCCGATGTACGAGGAAAACGCGATCCGCGTGGAATTCTTCGGCGACGAGATCGAGAACATCTACACCCTGCATCCGCTGACCGGCGACGTCATCCATGAAGAGAACGAAATGTACGTCTTCCCGGCGTCGCACTACGTGGCCGGCGAGGACCGGATGCACCGTGCCATCCGCCAGATCGAGGACGAGCTGCAGGTGCGGCTGAAGGAACTTGAATCCCAGAACAAGCTGGTGGAAGCCCAGCGGCTGCGGATGCGCACCACCTACGACCTGGAAATGATGCAGCAGATGGGTTTCTGCAACGGCATCGAGAACTACTCGCGGCATATCGACGGCCGCGGCCCGGGCACCGCCCCGCACTGCCTGCTGGATTACTTCCCGGATGACTTCCTGCTGGTGGTGGACGAATCCCACGTCACCATTCCGCAGATCGGTGCCATGTACGAAGGCGACATGTCCCGCAAGCGCACCCTGGTGGACCACGGCTTCCGGCTTCCCTCGGCCATGGACAACCGTCCGCTCAAGTGGGACGAGTTCCTGGAGCGGATCGGCCAGACCGTGTACATGTCCGCCACCCCCGGCAAATACGAACTGTCCAAGGCGGACGGCTACGTGGAACAGATCATCCGGCCCACCGGCCTGGTGGACCCGCAGGTGGTGGTGAAGCCCAGCAAGGGCCAGATCGATGACCTGCTCGGCGAAATCCGCACCCGCACCGAGCGGGACGAGCGCGTGCTGGTCACCACGCTCACCAAGCGGATGGCGGAGGACCTCACGGGCTATCTGCTGGAGCACGGGGTCAAGGTGGAATACCTGCACTCCGACGTCGATACCCTGCGCCGCGTGGAACTGCTCCGCGAACTGCGGATGGGCACCTTCGACGTGCTGGTCGGCATTAACCTGCTGCGTGAGGGCCTGGACCTTCCCGAGGTGTCCCTGGTCAGCATCCTCGACGCCGACAAGGAAGGCTTCCTGCGCTCCTCCACGTCACTGATCCAGACCATCGGCCGTGCCGCACGTAACGTCTCCGGCGAGGTCCACATGTACGCGGACCGGATCACCGATTCCATGGCCAAGGCCATCGATGAAACCAACCGCCGCCGCGAGATCCAGGTCGCCTACAACAAGAAGCACGGCGTGGACCCGCAGCCGCTGCGCAAGAAGATCGCGGACATCACGGACCAGCTGGCCCGCGAGGACGCCGACACCAAGGCGCTCCTGGAAGAGGCCGCGAAGAAGAAGACGAAGGGCAAGGGCAAGGGGGTCCGGAAGGACGGCCTCGCCGCCGCTCCCGCCGAGGACCTCACCACGCTCATTGCTTCCATGACCGAGCAGATGCATGCCGCCGCCGCCGAGCTGCAGTTCGAGCTCGCGGCACGGCTCCGCGACGAGGTGGGGGACCTGAAGAAGGAACTGCGCCAGATGCAGGCCGCCGGACACGCGTAG
- a CDS encoding NDMA-dependent alcohol dehydrogenase has protein sequence MKTRAAVLWEAPGKWTVQEVDLDEPGPTEVLVEMVATGLCHSDDHFVTGDIQTGMTPMVGGHEGAGIVRKVGSEVHDLAEGDHIVTAFIPGCGKCRWCAAGMQNLCDYGAIILEGNQPSGGFRMHSDGTDVGTVSTLGTFAQWQVYDQMSVVKIDPEVPLEVACLVACGVATGFGSATNAAQVRGGDVVLVIGAGGIGMNAVQGAALSGAAHVVVVDPAPAKKDFAPQFGATEVFADFGEADAFVRSVTNGQGADSAIICIGVVTGADIGRAYGAIRKGGTVVVTGIGKDTDDEIPGINAFTLAMYQKRIQGALYGMASPREAMPMLLRLYQAGRLKLDELITKRYSLDEINEAYNDMREGINIRGIIDFTKA, from the coding sequence ATGAAAACACGTGCAGCAGTTCTGTGGGAAGCACCCGGCAAATGGACCGTTCAGGAGGTGGACCTGGACGAACCGGGACCCACCGAGGTCCTGGTGGAGATGGTGGCCACCGGCCTTTGCCATTCCGATGACCATTTCGTCACCGGGGATATCCAGACCGGCATGACGCCGATGGTCGGCGGCCATGAAGGCGCCGGCATCGTCCGCAAGGTGGGCTCCGAGGTGCATGACCTGGCCGAGGGCGACCACATTGTCACGGCCTTCATCCCCGGTTGCGGGAAGTGCCGCTGGTGTGCCGCGGGAATGCAGAACCTGTGTGACTACGGAGCAATCATCCTCGAGGGGAACCAGCCTTCGGGCGGCTTCCGGATGCACTCCGACGGAACGGACGTGGGTACGGTCAGCACCCTGGGCACCTTCGCGCAGTGGCAGGTTTACGATCAGATGTCCGTCGTGAAAATCGACCCGGAAGTACCGCTGGAGGTTGCCTGCCTGGTGGCCTGCGGCGTCGCCACCGGGTTCGGCTCGGCGACCAACGCGGCACAGGTCCGGGGAGGGGACGTTGTCCTGGTCATCGGCGCCGGCGGCATCGGCATGAATGCGGTCCAGGGGGCTGCACTGTCCGGCGCCGCCCACGTGGTGGTGGTCGATCCGGCACCGGCCAAGAAGGATTTTGCCCCGCAGTTCGGCGCCACTGAGGTCTTCGCGGACTTCGGTGAAGCCGATGCCTTCGTTCGGTCCGTCACCAACGGCCAGGGCGCGGATTCGGCGATTATCTGCATCGGTGTCGTCACGGGTGCCGACATCGGCCGGGCATATGGTGCCATCCGCAAGGGCGGAACCGTTGTGGTCACCGGGATCGGCAAGGACACCGACGACGAGATCCCGGGGATCAACGCCTTTACCCTGGCCATGTACCAGAAGCGCATCCAGGGCGCGCTCTACGGTATGGCGTCCCCGCGGGAGGCGATGCCGATGCTGCTGCGCCTCTACCAGGCCGGCCGGCTGAAGCTGGACGAGCTGATCACCAAGCGGTACTCCCTGGACGAGATCAACGAGGCCTACAACGATATGCGTGAGGGCATCAATATCCGCGGAATCATCGATTTCACTAAGGCCTGA
- a CDS encoding alpha/beta hydrolase: MNVTDHRFTVPLDHSDPDGESITVFAREYTDAELPAAEVQDLPWLLYLQGGPGGKGNRLLQFGGWTKAAARHFRILMLDQRGTGLSTPADGQTLPLRGDAAAQAAYLARFRADSIVADAELIRQALGSGPWSTYGQSYGGFCTLTYLSFAPGGLKECLVTGGLAPLTGPADRVYEATFRRVAARNAEHFARYPEDREATTRIARHLESVPEFLPTGERLTVRRFQMAGSYLGGNTRVDGLHYLLQEAFVPTPDGERLSATFLEAVHGLVSRAANPLYAVMHESIYGQGEATNWAAERVLQSFPEFEPTAPQPLYTGEMVYPWYFDEDPALIPLRDTAELLARKSDWGPLYDTAQLARNAVPVAAAVYTDDIYVDRDLSLETAAAVQGLKVWESADFHHDGIADDGEAIFTRLLGMARGADA; the protein is encoded by the coding sequence ATGAACGTGACGGACCACCGGTTCACGGTGCCGCTGGACCACTCGGATCCCGACGGCGAAAGCATCACGGTCTTCGCCCGCGAATATACCGACGCCGAACTCCCCGCCGCCGAAGTGCAGGACCTGCCGTGGCTGCTCTACCTGCAGGGCGGCCCGGGCGGCAAGGGAAACCGGCTGCTGCAGTTCGGCGGCTGGACGAAAGCCGCGGCCAGGCACTTCCGGATCCTCATGCTGGACCAGCGCGGCACCGGCCTGTCCACTCCGGCCGACGGGCAGACTCTTCCGCTGCGCGGAGACGCTGCCGCGCAGGCCGCGTATCTCGCCCGTTTCCGGGCTGACTCGATTGTGGCCGATGCCGAACTGATCCGGCAGGCCCTCGGCTCCGGACCGTGGAGCACGTACGGGCAGAGCTACGGCGGTTTCTGCACCCTGACCTACCTCTCCTTTGCCCCCGGTGGTTTGAAGGAATGCCTGGTGACCGGAGGCCTGGCCCCGTTGACCGGGCCGGCGGACCGGGTCTACGAAGCGACGTTCCGGCGGGTGGCCGCACGCAACGCGGAGCACTTCGCCCGCTACCCGGAGGACCGGGAGGCCACCACCCGGATTGCCCGGCACCTGGAGTCCGTCCCGGAGTTCCTTCCCACCGGGGAGCGCCTGACCGTGCGGCGGTTCCAGATGGCCGGGTCCTATCTGGGCGGCAACACCCGGGTGGACGGCCTGCATTACCTGCTGCAGGAGGCGTTTGTCCCCACCCCGGACGGGGAACGGCTCTCGGCCACCTTCCTGGAAGCTGTCCACGGGCTGGTCAGCCGCGCGGCGAATCCGCTCTACGCGGTGATGCACGAGTCGATCTACGGCCAGGGCGAAGCCACCAACTGGGCGGCGGAGCGCGTACTGCAGTCCTTCCCTGAGTTTGAACCCACGGCGCCCCAGCCGCTGTACACCGGCGAGATGGTCTACCCCTGGTACTTCGACGAGGACCCGGCACTGATCCCGCTTCGGGACACGGCCGAGCTGCTGGCCCGGAAATCCGACTGGGGTCCCCTCTATGACACCGCGCAACTGGCGCGCAACGCCGTGCCCGTGGCCGCCGCGGTCTACACGGATGACATCTACGTGGACCGGGACCTCTCCCTGGAAACCGCCGCAGCCGTGCAGGGACTGAAGGTCTGGGAAAGCGCCGACTTCCACCATGACGGCATTGCCGACGACGGCGAAGCGATTTTCACCCGGCTGCTGGGCATGGCCCGCGGCGCCGACGCGTAG
- a CDS encoding GNAT family N-acetyltransferase, whose amino-acid sequence MQIRPARREDVPVILELIHDLAIYEKEPHAVKNTVEALEANLFGEHPAIFAHVAVDGGTVQGFALWFLNYSTWEGVHGIYLEDLYVRPEARGRGIGKALLRTLAETAVERGYARVEWCVLNWNEPSIGFYRSLGAAAQDDWTTFRLTGDALASFGGAE is encoded by the coding sequence ATGCAGATCCGTCCCGCACGCCGGGAAGACGTCCCCGTCATCCTTGAGCTGATCCACGACCTGGCCATCTACGAAAAAGAGCCGCACGCGGTGAAAAACACCGTGGAGGCGCTGGAAGCGAACCTCTTCGGGGAGCATCCGGCCATCTTCGCCCATGTGGCGGTGGACGGGGGCACGGTGCAGGGGTTCGCCCTGTGGTTCCTGAACTACTCCACCTGGGAGGGTGTGCACGGCATCTACCTCGAGGATCTGTATGTCCGGCCCGAGGCCCGGGGCAGGGGTATCGGAAAGGCGCTGCTGCGGACGCTGGCGGAAACCGCCGTCGAACGCGGCTACGCCCGGGTGGAGTGGTGCGTGCTGAACTGGAACGAACCCTCCATCGGCTTCTATCGGTCCCTGGGTGCCGCGGCGCAGGACGACTGGACGACCTTCCGGCTCACCGGAGACGCACTCGCCTCCTTCGGGGGTGCCGAGTGA
- a CDS encoding DEAD/DEAH box helicase, translated as MKLLEQLASGPSSTRTVDPDETYTSFLEWVESRGMSLYPAQDEAVMELVTGNNVILATPTGSGKSMVAIAAHFYAMAQDERSYYTAPIKALVSEKFFALCEIFGAENVGMVTGDSSVNKDAPIICCTAEILANIALREGADADLGTVIMDEFHFYSDPQRGWAWQVPLLELPQAQFLLMSATLGDMTRIANELSELTNRDTVTVSSVQRPIPLHYYYVETPVQESLEELLATKQVPVYVVHFSQIEAIDRAQALMSINVCTREEKDRIAELIAGFRFAPGFGKTLNRLVRHGIGVHHAGMLPKYRRLVEQLAQAGLLKVICGTDTLGVGINVPIRTVLITALSKYDGTRTRPLKVREFHQIAGRAGRAGYDTAGTVVVQAPEHVIENVKAMAKAHAKFGDDQKKLRQVVKKKPQAGFVSWGKPTFEKLVDGTPEPLTSSFNITHSMLLNLLERPGDPFTAAKKLLTNNHETRSSQLALMKKALSIYRELKTAGIVEVLPEPDADGRTVRLKVHLQPNFALNQPLSPFAMASLEILDPDSPSYALDVVSVIEAIMEKPRQVLSAQEKKARGEAIAAMKSQGIEYDERMALLEEVTYPQPLAELLEQSFEVYRSGAPWLGEFELSPKSIVRDMYERAMSFGEYVQFYSLARSEGVLLRYLSDTYKALLHTVPPERLREDLEDIIEWLGELVRQTDSSLLDEWEELTSGINPDASNEPLLPPVPDRLTANVRAFRVMVRNEMFSRVKLFADEDDRTLGELDGDAGWDADRWAEVLDAYFEEHEDIDDGPDGRGPNLLIIKELPGKWEVRQIFKDPANHLDWGITAEVDLAASDEAGSPVIKVISAGRLD; from the coding sequence GAGACCTACACGTCCTTCCTGGAGTGGGTGGAAAGCCGCGGTATGTCCCTGTACCCGGCGCAGGACGAGGCAGTCATGGAACTGGTGACGGGCAACAACGTCATCCTTGCCACCCCCACCGGGTCCGGTAAGTCGATGGTGGCGATCGCCGCGCATTTCTACGCCATGGCACAGGACGAGCGCAGCTACTACACGGCGCCCATCAAGGCCCTGGTGTCGGAGAAGTTCTTCGCCCTGTGCGAAATCTTCGGTGCCGAGAACGTCGGGATGGTCACCGGCGACTCCTCGGTGAACAAGGACGCCCCGATCATCTGCTGCACCGCGGAGATCCTGGCCAACATCGCCCTGCGCGAAGGCGCCGACGCGGACCTGGGCACCGTCATCATGGACGAGTTCCATTTCTACTCCGATCCGCAGCGCGGCTGGGCCTGGCAGGTTCCGCTGCTGGAGCTGCCGCAGGCCCAGTTCCTGCTGATGTCCGCCACCCTGGGCGACATGACCCGGATCGCGAACGAGCTCAGCGAACTCACCAACCGGGACACCGTCACGGTCTCCTCCGTGCAGCGGCCCATCCCCCTGCACTACTACTACGTGGAGACCCCGGTCCAGGAGTCCCTGGAGGAACTGCTGGCCACCAAGCAGGTGCCGGTCTACGTAGTGCATTTTTCCCAGATCGAAGCCATTGACCGGGCCCAGGCCCTCATGAGCATCAACGTCTGTACCCGCGAGGAAAAGGACCGGATCGCCGAGCTGATCGCCGGCTTCCGGTTTGCCCCCGGGTTCGGCAAGACCCTGAACCGGCTGGTCCGGCACGGCATCGGCGTGCACCACGCCGGCATGCTGCCCAAGTACCGGCGCCTGGTGGAGCAGCTGGCCCAGGCCGGCCTGCTGAAGGTCATCTGCGGCACGGACACCCTGGGGGTCGGCATCAACGTGCCCATCCGCACCGTGCTGATCACCGCCCTGTCCAAGTACGACGGCACGCGCACCCGGCCCCTGAAGGTCCGCGAGTTCCACCAGATCGCCGGACGCGCCGGGCGGGCCGGGTACGACACGGCAGGCACCGTCGTCGTGCAGGCACCGGAACACGTGATCGAAAACGTCAAGGCCATGGCCAAGGCGCACGCCAAGTTCGGTGACGACCAGAAGAAGCTGCGCCAGGTGGTGAAGAAGAAGCCGCAGGCCGGTTTTGTCTCCTGGGGCAAGCCGACCTTCGAGAAGCTGGTGGACGGCACTCCGGAACCGCTGACCTCCAGCTTCAACATCACCCACTCCATGCTGCTGAACCTGCTGGAGCGCCCGGGTGATCCGTTCACCGCGGCGAAGAAGCTGCTGACCAACAACCACGAGACCCGCTCCTCGCAGCTGGCGCTGATGAAGAAAGCCCTGAGCATTTACCGGGAACTCAAGACCGCCGGCATTGTCGAGGTGCTGCCGGAGCCCGACGCCGACGGCCGCACCGTCCGCCTGAAGGTGCACCTGCAGCCGAACTTTGCCCTGAACCAGCCGCTGTCCCCGTTTGCCATGGCCTCCCTGGAGATCCTGGACCCGGACAGCCCGTCCTACGCCCTGGACGTGGTCTCCGTGATCGAAGCGATCATGGAAAAGCCCCGCCAGGTGCTCTCCGCCCAGGAGAAGAAGGCACGCGGAGAAGCTATTGCGGCCATGAAGTCCCAGGGCATCGAGTACGACGAGCGGATGGCCCTGCTGGAGGAAGTGACCTACCCGCAGCCGCTGGCCGAACTCCTGGAGCAGTCCTTCGAGGTGTACCGCTCCGGTGCTCCCTGGCTGGGCGAGTTCGAACTCAGCCCCAAGTCGATTGTCCGGGACATGTACGAGCGGGCCATGAGCTTCGGCGAGTACGTGCAGTTCTACTCCCTGGCCCGTTCCGAAGGCGTGCTGCTGCGCTACCTCTCGGACACCTACAAGGCCCTGCTGCACACCGTGCCGCCGGAGCGGCTGCGCGAAGACCTGGAAGACATCATCGAATGGCTAGGTGAACTGGTCCGCCAGACCGACTCCTCGCTGCTGGACGAATGGGAGGAGCTGACCAGCGGGATCAACCCCGATGCCTCGAACGAGCCGCTGCTTCCGCCGGTGCCGGACCGGCTGACCGCCAACGTCCGGGCGTTCCGGGTCATGGTGCGCAATGAGATGTTCTCCCGGGTGAAGCTGTTCGCCGACGAGGACGACCGCACCCTGGGAGAGCTCGACGGCGACGCCGGCTGGGACGCCGACCGCTGGGCAGAGGTCCTGGACGCCTACTTCGAGGAACACGAGGATATTGACGACGGCCCGGACGGCCGCGGACCCAACCTGCTGATCATCAAGGAACTCCCCGGCAAATGGGAGGTCCGGCAGATCTTCAAGGACCCGGCCAACCACCTGGACTGGGGCATCACCGCCGAAGTGGACCTGGCCGCGTCGGACGAGGCCGGCAGCCCCGTCATCAAGGTGATCTCCGCCGGACGCCTGGATTAG